The Dyadobacter sandarakinus DNA window GAGTACATACTCGCGCATACCAAGCCTGCCTGAACATGAAAAAAAGGGTGCTGGTTACCGGTATGGGCATTATTTCAGCCGCAGGCGACAACCTGACCGAAAACTTTGACAGTTTGCACCAGGCCAGGACAGGCATCGGAAAAGCAGTGCACTTCCGGTCCAGGTATGCGGACCAGTTACCTTTCGGTGAATGCAGGCCGGGAAATGAAATGCTGAAAGCATGGCTCGGCTTGGAGCAAAGCCGGGGTTATACCCGCACCTGTCTGCTGGCATCGGCTGCATTTGAGGAAGCCGTGCGGCATGCGGGACTTGCTCCGGAGCTCATCAGCTCGCCCGATACTGCTTTTATATCTGCAAGTACCGTAGGTGGCATGTGCCTTACCGACCAGCTTTACCACGATGCCAACCTCCGCTCCGAAGGTTCCGAGTACCTGGAAGCTTATGGCGCCGCTGCCCATACCATGCGGCTTATTGAGCGCTACCGCATCACTGGTTTTACCGATACCGTTAATACCGCCTGCTCTTCTTCTGCCAATGCAATCCTTTTGGGCGCCAGGCTTATTGCTTCGGGCCGTGCGAGGAGAGCGATTGTGGGCGGTGTGGATAGTCTTGCAAAATATACGGTCAATGGTTTTAATGCATTAAAAATCCTCTCGGAAGAACCCTGCAAGCCTTTCGACGAGTTCCGCGACGGGCTTAACCTGGGCGAGGGAGCGGCATACCTGGTGCTCGAAGCGGAAGAAGATGCCGCGTCTAAAACAACCTATGCGGAAATCTGCGGTTATGGTAACTCCAATGACGCTTTTCATCCTTCGGCCATGTCTGCGGAAGGTACCGGGGCAATCCTGTCCATGCAGCAGGCTGTACGCACTGCCGGGATCGGGTTTGACGAGGTAAGCTACGTGAATGCACACGGTACTGGCACGCCCAACAACGATGAGGTAGAACTGTTTGCATTGAAAAGCGTTTTTGAAAAAGTCCCGCCATTCTCTTCCACCAAGTCCTACACAGG harbors:
- a CDS encoding beta-ketoacyl-[acyl-carrier-protein] synthase family protein, coding for MKKRVLVTGMGIISAAGDNLTENFDSLHQARTGIGKAVHFRSRYADQLPFGECRPGNEMLKAWLGLEQSRGYTRTCLLASAAFEEAVRHAGLAPELISSPDTAFISASTVGGMCLTDQLYHDANLRSEGSEYLEAYGAAAHTMRLIERYRITGFTDTVNTACSSSANAILLGARLIASGRARRAIVGGVDSLAKYTVNGFNALKILSEEPCKPFDEFRDGLNLGEGAAYLVLEAEEDAASKTTYAEICGYGNSNDAFHPSAMSAEGTGAILSMQQAVRTAGIGFDEVSYVNAHGTGTPNNDEVELFALKSVFEKVPPFSSTKSYTGHTLGAAGAVEAIFSILSIMHSKLFPCLHLTRPIHEAPQPVAVLTSGVAVNYVLSNSFGFGGNCTSLLIGRVQQPVA